Part of the Acropora palmata chromosome 10, jaAcrPala1.3, whole genome shotgun sequence genome, TACCACATTGAGACCGTCTTCCTCATATAAGCACTTACAACCGAAGTTTAGTTTCCACACACATTCCATTGGGCCAATTTGCATGGTGTCTTATCGATCAAGGAGAGGTACAAAAAGTACAGAAGCCAGACAATAGCCTGTACTAAGAAAcaatgattgaaaaaaaaaaacctgcgTAAAATGTCCAGCTTTGGATGCCGAGAACTCATTGAATGTTCTTGGAGGATGGTCATAGCGATAATAAGCCTCCTCAGAGACCCTAGGAGTAAATGAATAAAGATTTGATAATCGGTATGTTGCAAACCTTCAGATACAAGACTTTTGGCAAATTAATATGTTTTAAGAAAGGTGGATATACGCTGAAACCAGCCCCGTTCGTAGTGTGGCCCTACCCGTACGCATGAGCACAGCCATATCGTTCGTCTAGTCGCACTACGGAGCGCTGTTCCGACCTAACATCATCAGCTTGCCGGCACAAGCCGCAAAATGACAAAGTTAACTGTATCTTAAAAGCTAGTTGGAATTTTCCTCGAGCAAGTGTCCTTTTAACTTTCCTGGGCTAAGGGGCCGGAATTTTCTCGAGTAAATGTCCTTTTTCGAAGggaaaaagtaattttgtaACCAGTGATTGGGTTGATTTTCACGTTCTCACAGTTGGACTTGAACTGACATACATTAGAGAAACAAGCAGGGGAACTAACTTCCATCTCAAACGATCCCACCCGCATCATCCTCTACTCTGTGCTCGTTCCAGAGTAACCGTCGAGATTGCAAATCAAGCATATTGAACGatgtcctttgtttttgtgggATTAACGTACCACGCTCGTACTGCATCCTCGCAATTTGCTACATGTGAACCCATAGACCAGAACAGGTTTTCTCCCTCTCCAGTGTTTTACGCATGCACCATGTGCCCAACATCATTGGCTAAATGATCAGCCCACTTCTGCGCATCCTCAGCCAATCCAGCATCCCACTCTAGCGATCCACTTTTATGAGAAGCACGTGCACGATTGTGGGCATCAAGGCAAGCGCTTTTGCCCACATTGACGTGTTCTTTGGTATAAAAGAAATAGCTGCGTTTTAGGTTAAAGGCTTTGTGGCAAATACTCAACAGTTATTCAATTGTTTCCCGACATCTGGATACTTCATTCGACCGTTTGGTGGACATAAGTGACCGTTTGTTGGCGTCTCCTTTTGACTGCCAAACGATGGAGTGTTTCCCTCGAAACCATCAGCGACGCAACTCTCCGCCCGTTACATGGTAATTACTCTTTGAAAAGAACTTGAGAGTTGAATAGAGAGAGAAGGGGGaaagggagggagggagatggggagagagagagagagagagagaggtgGGGGCGGGGAAAACGTGGAGCTTATCTTTGTGACTCTAAAGCGATAAAAGCGGATTGGGGTGAGGGAGGTGGATCgttgtttgaaaatctgatGATGCCAAAGAAGGGGTGGAGGGTTATTGGATGCTATATAAGTGGCGAGCCACCTTCCCATCTTCCCACCTCCCCGCAAACGAATATTCAGGTAGCTAAACCACACCATGTTTGGAGCTGCTTAAGACATTTTTCAGTGGTAAGGAGTGACCAGAGGGAAGGGTGTATAGAGAGGAGAGGTTGATGGATAGAGGGAATGAGTTTTTCTTGCATAGACACTAACCTCGCTTCGTCACTGTCTTCTCCTCTGCTGGATATTCTCTCAAAGCAGAACGAGCATGCGCGTGAATggtttgaaagaaatttggCGCACCATCGCTTACTGCCAAAGCGGAAACGACCAACAAATTAACGATAAAGCTCTTCATTTTGCTACCTGAAATACTGAGCAGCGTAAACAAATGggaaaagaacaataacaCATTCTTATGTTTAAACAATCTACGAGGAGTTACCGGAATTATTAATTATGACAAATGTTGCATGTTAATTTTGGCGGGTCTCAAAATGtagtgaaaaaaatacaattgcTCATGCAAATGTTTTGATCAAAAAGGGTTAATTAAACTGCGTTTTTGTTATCGTTCTTACCTTTCTTTGCCTCCACAGAACTTGTTTTTAGTTGAACTTTGGCGCAATCTCAATTAATGCAATTTATGCTCTGTTTTGCACTGCCTCGTTTAAAAAAGAGACTGCAAAACaagaatgacaataataaagacaaaaaaggaACCAATATCTGTGCGTTGAAGTTGACCGTACTAtcaaagtttcaattttttcatcacTAAGGACATTTCTCGCACACTCACCCGGATGATTCGCCCAGCACTTCGGGACACCAATTCGGGTGTCGGTGACTGAAGTAGACTGGCTCAGGACCCATGGTCTTTTAATCACCATAAGTATAAAATCAATTTGGAACTAACAAGAAAAGTTTCTAATTGAGAGCCTCCTGAGACATGATTCGAGCGCGCAAACTGAAAGTGTTAATTAAGTTAAGCAAGATCATGACCCCGATTTCATTTATATTAGGAGTAAATAGAGAACCTTCTAgaattctcattttttttttcttcaaccaaacaagaaacaaaactgaCATCGTAAGGAACTTCACCTTCAATTCTTCCACAACAGATAGGTTAGAGACGATGTCGTCAACACTGACTGTGTCGTCTGCAGCGAATACTTCGAATGGGAGTCTTCGATAGGAGACAGGGCTTTTTAAGCGTTTTTTAAGTTGGAGAGCTgggaacaaaacaaatgtcaAATTATTCTAGCttgcaaattaaaattaaataaacaaagctTTCTCTGTAAAATGTCAGTTGGTGGAGACCGCGTTGAGATAATTTCGGCgcgcaaaataattattattactattatgaaAAACTTCAAAGAAACAGTTAGGTCCTAATGCACAAAATACAAGGATACATCGATATCAGTAATTGTTTCTACGTTCAGCTTAAAAATTGTAGTTTCTTGATACAAAGACAATACAATAATTGTCAAGGGCTTTTTGCTGTATGAATCAACACGATCATGTGAACAATCAAATTTTGGACGGGGTTTATCACACCgttcaaaatgatgcaaagTCATGTTACATGCTCGAGTGACTATGTATAAAACTTAGTGACAGGGCCTTCCATCGCAATTCTGAGCGTTAGTTAAGTAATATTCGTCAACTAATAATGAATGGGTGATAAGCACCTTTTTCGACATTTATTGGAAAATGTCACAAGGCGGTTTAGAGTTATCAGAATAATCCACCACCTCTTATAGACTATGAATTATGAAGCTCTTTAACCCTCAATAGGCCGTTTCCGAAtaacctttggcctctttttcaaagagaGTGCTCGTGCTCATCTTTTcacatgaaaattagtttttatttgcatgtgaatgaaaactaattttcatatgaaaggatgagcaccaagactcgctttgaaaaagaggccaaagataattcggaaatggcctattgattTAACACCTTTGTCATTCTAAGTGGAGCACTAACCATGCATGACATAGATTAGTATATGCACATAAAATTATTACCCGCATAATTCATAATCATATAAGCGCTGATACACATGTTCGAACTGTATCTCGATAAAATAAAtctacatttcttttcagaaatatGCTGTCAAATTaacctttctgttatttgGTCCCCTGCTTTtaattgatttcttttgcgtgaaaaacaacttaataGTAATTATGCAATAACATAACAATACTATATTTAATTTACAGAAGTGCAAGTGCACAATTCACTCATTAGGCACTCCATCCActtcaaaagaaacaatttagGAGCAATGTAACAAGGTTAGAAGCACCAGATTGCAGAATGCAACCAGAGGGTCACTGCAAGGCGTGGCAGGGTTGAATTCGGGACAACACCTGTGATAAATCCTCGAGCTAATGATCAGGGCGGGATTTGAACCGCGCGACTGAACTGGCGCGCCCGCATATATCTTGTGCTTTCTCCAATGGGCCACTGCACCTCTTTATTTCTTATACGATAATTTATGTCAACTGAAAGTCGACAAAGCTTGGTCTACTGTTCAAATTGCCTATTCTCTACGTTCATATAGTGATACTTCAAAATCTCAAACTTTAATCATTGAACTTTATTAAGTCTTCGgtcatagaaagaaaaaaaactaatcgATTGACCTTGACCAAGCATTAACcttaataaacacaataatcCTAGGTCACTTAATTTAGCTCAAAAGGCGCGAAAAATAATCATATTCAATATTTATAACCAACCATTGGTATTTAGTGCTAATTGATATCGAAATATATATTCAATGCCTAACTCTTTCGGGGAAGAACAAGGGAGGGAGATGTGACACAAATAAGCAGTGCACAATCATTGGTATACACTGTATTTCAATTGAACTGCTAGTCATGATATTCACAGAAACCAGAAAACAGAATGAGTGACAATAAGTCCTCAAGCCATCAAGTATTGTGTAAGAATTGTTGGTCATAACAAAGAGTCATTACATTGCAATGCCTGACTTTCGGACAGGTTTTCTCTGACTCGACAACTAAAAACGATTTTATAAACGGTAGGCATTTGCAAGCATTAGGGGCATTAGGTAACACCAAGAAAATAGTTCATCTGGACGGAATTTGAACTCACAATCTATTTCTTAGCAAATTTTCCTCAACTGCATCCCTTTATTGCGAAGTGTCAACAGTAtgtaaaaaagacaaagactCTTTCTTGAATGCTAATACAACAATTAACATTCCAGTTAACACCTCAAATATTAGTCGATTATGACTTCTTGAAGAGTCGAACCTGGCACCTCATGAAAAGTGTTTCATCCGACGAAAAACTTGTGTTTCGCATTATAAAATGTTCTGTCGCGGTACAATCACGAAATAAATGGCAGAAAAAGTTATAGACCCGCACAACCATGTAATTAGTAGAAAGTGAAGTGAACTAGCATCTAAAACAAAGAATCACACGAGGTAGCGGGAAATTGAGAGCAAATTAATTAGCAAATGCTAATTCACATCAAACCGCAATGACATCAAAGTAAACGTTCGATATAAACACTATGAAGCGAGACTTCATTAACTTATGATAACGAGGAAGCAAGAAGATTTTATGAAACTAGGCTAAGAAAGAATGCACAACCCGAAAACGGTAACGAAATAGCATAATTTATTGATTCAGTTATCCATTTGAAAGGCCacaaatcaaatgatttttatcaattttgtagTTTCATCCATTGATTACGATTCGGCCCAACGGCGTTTACAGTTCTTATCTCATAACTTAAGGGTTTCCTAGCGCATGCGCACTAGGTCAGACGACATTCAGCCTGTCACCAGCAGGTGTTTGTTTCCCCTTGTTTTGTGGAATCAGACATCATCCAATATTCGAAGGCAATAAAAAGATAATGCCAAATCTTGGCCTCCAATACGGGGTTTAGTTCCTCGAGGATGTTGCACAGCTAAGGTAAGAATGTGTGTGTTTCTCTGAGTACGGTCATTCGACTTATAATGCCTTTTTGACAGGCACTTGAAAAGTAAACTAGATTTTGTGAAACGACTTTGATTCATCAGTCAAAGGTGTATTACTTGAGAGCTTGTGAATTTATGGCAGCAGCCTCAATTGAATTTCCAATTATCaatcttcttccttttgttaaaaataaactgaatatTGGGACTAAAACAACATTTATTTTCGAATCGgtgaaattcaagaaaatttgtattttctcaTTAGGCGGAAagtcttttattttcatcattgCTCGTGTTGCCATGCAAATCCAGAATCAATCTTTGTCACTGAAATGTGACCGGTCATTTATTTAATCAACCTTTCGTGTTTCCTTTTCCTCCCCGTCGAAATTGCTTTGTTCCTCCCCTGCGCAAGAGGAAATCCTTCATGCCTTGAcgagaaaatgaagaattgctggcaaatttaaaaaaatgatgtGTCATGGCTCTGCGTAAAGGGCAGATAGCTGTAAATGTAGTCCGTCTTATCATCACCTCTTTCTCTGAGATTCAGCGAAGAAAGCTCTCGCCGCACTATTTCACTTTCACTTCGGAATCTAATACAGCTGTTTCGATGACATAATGTCGATTCTGATAGATTGTCCCCGGGAATTGAGTATAATTTATACGCAAGTTTTCTGTACTGTTCTAAAAAAGATCTTTGTATACGCTTTTCTATTACATTCACTTCTCCTATAACTGCATGTTAGTCTCAATTATGATTTGATGTAGCTGAGCACAAATTGCTCTTCTAATTGAGAAAACTGAGGGATGGTTGCCGGGAATTGACGTTTTCTCTGGTTGGAAAAGATCTTTGTGCATACGTTTATGTTATATTCACcttattaataaattcaatttcatAGAGCCGAGTGCAAATGTCGTTTACTAATTGAGGGGACTGCATATAAATCCGATGTCAGTTTTTCACGAGAAAAGCTGGAGtattcagagaaaaaatatttaagaaaagtAGACACCAACAAAGTCAACCCACATAAGGAGTCGACTCTGTATTAGGACTTCGGCCATATTGGTAAAAGGATAGACAGGCTCTCCTCACCAGTGATTAAGTCCAATGAATCAGCCAATGGTTGGACAGCATCGTGGATAGACGGTTTCTCAAcataccattttttttttcttgaaaagacGCAGCTTAACATAAATTTATTAATTGCTCTAGCGACTGATTTAGGTAGCatgcaatattttctttgaatttggaGAAAGTATCGACCAATTTTCTAGCATCATATGCCTAGCCTGAACATAGTGAAAAgaatcggaaaaaaaaacatccgctgtttatttttaatttcgcaTTGACAAGTACctttaaaaaggaaattcttatCTACAGTAGCGTTGCTTATATTTGAACTAAGATTGTGTGCATTTAAAGTTCAacttgataaaaacaaatacaaaactaCTGCATTTCACACGACAGAACAGATTGCTTCTATTTTTGTTAACGCATCAGCTATTCTGCGCAGACGGTTTTCGTGCGCGTAAGCAAACAACGAGTGATGAGCGACATTACTGAATAATTAAAGGTCATTGAAAAGCATTATTTGACTAAACGTCAGGAAATAATCAGTGCAGCTTTAGCAAAATCCATATCAGGATTTACATGCTAAAGTAATGGCATTAACGCATTCTGAAATCATCACGGCTAACAACTCAAAGATGAAGTAGATTTTCTGTATTTTATTGCTTCAGTATACTTATACaagagaagagagaaaaagaaagaaaaatcggCAACTGACGGGGAGATGCCCTCTTCACAAAGACTAAAAACCCTCGCCTTGTCACTAAGTAAATGTATTTGAACaaagtaaattttctttttaattttgcttaGTTTTGACTCGATATTTGCAAAACCCCCTGGGTGTGACTCAGCCAGTAGAAAATGCAATTAATACACTTGTAGTATAGAGGGCGTCGAGCGATCAAGCCCCTACAGAAAGCTCTTGTAATCAATgttcattatttctttttactgaAATTTTTGTATCTCTATTCCATTTAACGGATAAATAAAATGCATCGTTGACTTTACATAAAGCACTTCACCACATGACTTGCGTTATTAATGACgttaaaaggcaaaaaaaaaaacaaaaacaaaaagcaaacaagcaaaaataaaagttggTGACGTTCCTAATATATTCACCCAAGTGCACAGATAGATTGAAATCACACTGTCGCAAAACAACCAATGGTAACAACTTGAGGTCTTatttcaccaaaattatttgaGTAACAACGAAGGGCTCAGGCCAAAattccaagaaaccaaaagtCCAACAACGAGCGCCAAAAATTAGCTTGCCTCGTAACTATTCGGTTTGATTTGCATAACTAAGAGCGTGCATCGAATAGTAGGCTCTTGTACATTATGCTAACATTTTTTCGGGCATTTTAGTGCGGCAAAAGCATCAAGCATTATTCGAGCGTTTTCTcacaaaacaatgttttcaaaggagataatttttttttgcgagaaaATTAAGACTTACTCTCCAAATTCGGAAAACAACTTCAAATACTATCATAATAAAGCCAAGTGGAGATTGAGGGGAGATTTCAGAAAGCGGTACTGCGGTAGGCAGCCTGGTTTGTTTGGTCAACAGTGTGCTAGAGCACTGTCGATTGGCCATCGCATCAGTCTTCACATAATCTGAGCTGCTATTTGTATTCAAAAAGGCTATTCATAATGAGCATCAACCGAGCCTTTCACTGACTGCACTCAGTTGTCATGTTTGTTGCCACTGCTTGTCACTGCTTGTCACTGCTGTTCCTGATAAACTCACAATTGATAACAAAAGAGTTGATGAGGATCAAATTAGCACCGTGCAAAGATAACAAAA contains:
- the LOC141895147 gene encoding uncharacterized protein LOC141895147 isoform X1, yielding MKSFIVNLLVVSALAVSDGAPNFFQTIHAHARSALREYPAEEKTVTKREHVNVGKSACLDAHNRARASHKSGSLEWDAGLAEDAQKWADHLANDVGHMVHA